The Branchiostoma lanceolatum isolate klBraLanc5 chromosome 12, klBraLanc5.hap2, whole genome shotgun sequence DNA segment ACGGCCATGGAGCTGAGGAGACTCTACTCACAGGTGATTACCACagcaagatatgatgatgaatacAACAGTTAGTAGCAGTGGCAACTCTCACTTGGTGGCAAGgtagccttgtggttagggttgttgacttattAGAGTTATCATCTGAATGACCAACCTAAAGCTAGCTATAGCCCGCGTTTCGGCCTTCGATTCGTAGCCCGTGTTTCGCGGCTGCACCGAGCATAGTAGCCGATTCGAACATTGGCACACGTTAAAGTGAAATCAGACCGTGTTCACAGCAAAaagaacacagacaaacacaaaaaacgAAATCCAGCTGCAGCACCAACGAACCCCGCCAGAGGATCCAAATATGTAATAATTCCTTTGGCGGGTCAGTGTAGATGTAATGAATCGACAAGAAGAAGGTgggttccttttttttttagctaTTCAGCTATAAGGTCACACCAAGCAACACCACACACGAACGAACGCTATGAAGGACATAGCCATTGAATCATCCCATTCTTTACTACAGGAACTGATGACATGCATGGAAGACGCCCAGTCCGACGAGGAGAAGCTGATGTGTCTGAAGGCCATGGGTAACGCCGGTCTGGAGGACACCGTGGACCGTCTTCAGGAGCTCATCACCGGGAAGGAGTCCGACACCACCCCCCTGGAATTCCGTGTGGAGGCCATCAGGGCGCTGTGGCGTGTGGCGGAGAAATTACCTCACAAGATCCTCAACATCCTGTTCCCCGTCTTCAACAACCCGGAGAGAGATCCTGAGGAACGTACCGCGGCGTTCGACGTGGTGATGGCGTCTAACCCCCCGCTGTCTGTACTGGAGATGATCGCTCAGTCCACACAGAGGGAGACCAGTAACCAGGTGTGTCAACTGTTCTTCTAGCATTGAATCAGCAGAACCGAATCACAGAACGCTTGTGATATATGAGTTGGAAACGAGTTTGATACTGTTTTGATAGAAAATTAGCATATACTCTACTAATGCTGTCATGTctgaaactatttttggcgtaatctactctactctactctactctactctactctactctactctactctactctactctactctactctactctactcatgagATACAGATTGTTGAGAAAGTCTTCGGATTCATTCTACAAAACCAACGCACATCTTTCTTGCACAACCAAAGCATTGCATTTCTTCGAGAGTTTCTGTTTATATCTCTCCCAGCAAAACATTTTCTCCCTTACCCGGTGAACGGTTTCTTCTACAGGTTGGTCAGTACGTCTACACCTGCCTCAAGAAGCTGTCAGAAAGCGAACTTCCCAAAGACATGAGAATGAAGACGGACTGCAAGATCGCCCTGCGTCTTGCCAAGCCATTCAACAAAGGCATCCAATACTCACAGAGCCGGAGGTTCCAGGCTATGGACCGTGAGTCTATTTTATTATAATCGTATATATGAAATAAGTTTCATTGCATTCTGTGCATTTAACCGTTTCCAGGGCtagctagccctttgtaatagccattgACTAGTCGTTCACAGCGCAGAAGGCTAAATAAAGTAATAAAGTATTCTTTTGTCGTGTTTTACGGTTTTGGAAACACGTGGGTTGCAGGTATCAATTTTTTGGGGAGTAAATATTCAACGGGAGGTTAGAATTGAAGCTTGCATCCTCCAGTGGTTAGGGACCTTATTTCTGAAGCGGAATGTCGAGAGTTCGAATCTCGACGGTTTTCTTTCACCCGGCTTGCATGTAACTGCCAAGAGTTGCAATACAAAGGGGAGTTCAGTCATGAGTTTGTTCCatgaatcaaaacaaaaacaggataTGCTGTACAAAATGGTACTGCCAAGAAATGAAGAAGAACTGTACATAGAATTTGACATGTGGAAAGACAGCCTTTCAGTAACATACAAAATTCTGCATTTCCATATATTCCCAGGCGACATgcagatgggcgccgccctggACATCAACACCGTCGCCGACAAGAGTTCCGTCTGGCCGCGGTTCGCCAGCGCCAAGCTGGGGCTGCACGCCATGGGCTACCACATGGACGTGTTCGAGACCGGGGTCCGCGTGGAGGGACTACAGGCCATGATCGACTCTCTGCTTGGTAAGGACATGGACGAGAAGAAGGGCATCTTCGACTACCTGAAGAAGAAGAGCCAGCAGCGTCACCATGCGGACGGCTCATGGAACAGCAGGAAGTCTCTCCACGACATCGAGATGGAAAAGATCCAGCAGAAGGTGAAGAATTAAGATTTGTGGCCGACAAACAGATATTATAGACATTTCATTTACTGTGGTATGGAATATATTTCTGATAATTCTTTATGGATGTGCGACATCGACAATGTTTATCCATTCGCGTTTTGGAGACTTGAGGAGCTTTGCCGTGTGGACACAACTTACGCCTGGAAGATCTGCGGATGTATCAGGAAACTGTTGAAGCATTTGATCCCTCACGAAGTTCTAAGACTGTTTTGACAgtcttcttcaaaatctaaGTTTCAAAACTGATGGATCAATCCGCAAGTTCAATCGAGTCAGTAATCCGGAATCAAATGATGAAGACTGAAGGTACAACCGAAAGTCTCGCATTCAGTCAGAAGCTTAGAGTGTAACAATACTAAAACAaatattctgttgttttttccagctACCGGTGGAGACCCGTCGCCACAGTGAGCCCCGCggccacatgtacatgaagtgGTTTGGGAACGAGATCAGGTTCGACCAGCTCAACAAGGACGACATGCAGCAGCTCATCGACCAGGGCCGCTGGCCAATCACCGACAAGGAGGAGGAGCTACGTCACGGCATGGACACCCACGTGACCAAGGCCACCAAGCTGGTTGAAGCCTCCAGGCAGATTCCTACTCAGCTGGGTCTGCCCATCACCTTGGAGATGAACTCTGCCCTCCTCATGACCTCTGACGTCAACACCAAGCTGAAGGTCACTCCAGGCATCTTCCGGGAGGACAGACACAACCAGAAGGTCAAGGGCGTGGACTGCGAGGTCAAGGGTCAGCAGGAGTGAGTACAACAGCCTAAGCTCTAGATTAGAGGATAAAAtataatgacgatgatgatgtgaTCGTGTTGGACATATATACTGTATGCCCAGCGTCTTCCTGACGTGTCGCCACATGTAAAAGAAAAGTTTTTCAGGGAGACATTTTGCATGTAAGGTGAAACTTCTGAGTTGGTACATTACATCATGGAAGAATTAAACGGTACTCAAACTCGAAAAATTGGACTCACTGGAATTTTGGGATAAATCGCTCAGTCCTCTTCAGCTACCTGACCCAATTGTTCTGTACATATGCTAtttgcatttattcatttcattttacgTTTTCTGTCTGTAGCATTtcagaaaatgctgaaatattgattttaatAATTCgcgtattcattcattcattgacccatttattaattcattcattcattcatctttcTCTATAGGATCGCCCTGCAGCTTGTTGGTAAGATGAGTGTAGACTGCCATGTTATCCAGTCCGGAGTCGCGCTGAACGCCATGATGAACACACAGTTCCCCCTGTCCGGCAAGATGTCCCTCGACCTGGAGAACAAGAAGCATAAGATGACCATCGAGACACCCGAGAAGGAGCGAGAGCTCTTCGTTTGGAGGTCGGAGCCGTTCGTGTTCACCGAGGAAACCCGAAGCCGCCTGAACGCCGACGGAGTCGAGCGCGAGGACAAGGTCTTCAAGAAGCTGTCCATCCAAGGCAAGAAGACGCAGAAATGGCCGAATATGGTGAGttttttctcttcttcagttttctCAGTTTCTTTAAATGCTCCGTTCTATTGGTCAATAACGTAATACCTTTAACCTATTATCGGATTCACATGTTCATAAAATCACAGAGCAAAGTTGGGTGGCATCTACCACGAAGAAGGTCGAGAGAAATTATTGGTTCGTTCTGATGAATTTTTATGTCTAGATATCATCAGAAGATATGAACAATGTGATCCGTCAATCGCCAATATACGAAGTATGGAAattaacaaaacacaacaattaTTATCAAATGCCAATTTTGGTAGACTCTGTCATATGTTTTGTGTCTTTaacaatttttgttttcctttgaagTTCCACACCAGCTACGGACGGGAGGAGCTCGGTATCGAGTTCGCCCTGGACACCAGGATGGTTTCCCGCATGAACAACGAACAGACCTCCCCCTTCCACCCGCTGACGGGACCCACGGAGCTCCGTCTGTCCTGCAAGCCCGGCCTGCACGTCCCCTGGGAGATCGacttggaactgcagcagacAGAAGACACCGTCCGCCACCTGAGTCCCATGGAGCGCCTGGTCTTTACTGAGGAGAAGGAGAGAAGGAATGAGAAGCCGATGGAGATTTATGTTCTCGCTAAACACTCCCAGCATCCGCGCACCATGAAGATCAAACTCAACACTTATGAGGAGGTTTGTTTCTTAACTGCTCAATGGTTTCTTCTACTATCTGTAAAATACTGAGATTTCACCGACAATTTAACGCACACAAGGTAATTGATCTTAATGCACGCAGCTTATTTTGTTCCTGATTTTCTTGCAATGAACATCTGGTACGAGATGTTTGAGAGTCAGTAGCCTCTAGAACGATGATGTCCTGGAGACATCTATTGTATACATTAACACAGTTTCTACGTTACACGGGCGTCTAGACGTCTGCTAAGCTACTGTGTAAAGGGTGGTCATTTAAGCAGATCTACACACTTTTCCGCGAAaaggatgatatcagagaatggacagggaTGACACtaattgaaaatagaaaaaaaaaatctgagaagggTATAGAAAAAATTCGTTGGCAAATATTTCTtggtgccccaacggtcaaCTAAGAATAGATGAGATTAGAGTTCACAGAATGAATCAGTTTGATTTTCTTGGTGATTTCTACAGGTTACCCAGGAAGACATAGATTCCGAGGACGCCCGTATTCCCGGCCGCTTCCGCCACGGCAAGGCCAAGGACATGGAGCCCGGCGTTTCCATGGAGACGGACGACAAGATGAAGCAGTGGTTGAACCAGATTCTGCGCAGAACGATCGCCATCCAACTGGAGCGCTCTCCCGTACCCAACAAGGAGTCTCAAGATGTTCGTATCTTCTACTAGTTATTCATCAATAAATTTCTTCAACGTATGTCGTAAAGAATCTATACAATTTACCGATTTTAAACCTAGATTTTATACGTGGAGGGGAAGCAAGATGTAAGTAAATGGCACAGTACTAGTGCGTTTTCCTTTAATTTAAAGTGGTGTTCATATCAACGCTTATCATGTTTGGTTGTcgttgaaaaagaagaaaccaGCTACCTATGCAGCTTCCCTGTCTTTGTCACCAGTGATAGTCATTTCGTATATGCTAATGATAGTTACGCAGCTCGGGCTGTAAGTTAATAGGCCACAGCCAATGCATTGAAAACAGAATTTAAGCGTACTGAAAAATACCCTCCTTCAATAGACTGAGAGTATGGGAGTAGACATATAGATTTTACTTCCCTCAGGCCTTGTGTGGCTCAAGGGCAATaaaaaacggagatgggcaccgccataTGCACCAGAAGAATCTAAGTTAAAGATGTCTTATATTCTGCTCCAGTTTAAGATGTGCGTGACGACAGAGCTGGAGTACCCGGCTGTACCCGAGTGGCGTCTGCTGCAGGACAGGAGGGTGAAAACTAACATCGACGTCAAGTGGGGACGGGACTGCTCTGGGAACGACAAGAGGATTAAGATCACCGTACGCCACTTCTCTGCATTCTTGTTCCCATGGTCCTTTCTCGTTCGTGGTTTTACTCAAGAAGTATCTGATTCAATATTTTGGGGTTTTCCTTTAACTTTTAACGTTTAGAATGTGAATGAGGAagtacagacacacatacacacacacacacacacacacacacacacacacacacacacacacacacacacacagacgcaccaAGAACAATTCTTCATCAATCTATTACTGTCCCTCCCAGGCAAAATGGCAGAAGTCCGACGAACAGCGCCACCAGGAGAAGATggaggaactgcaggagcaaCACCCGTCGAGCCAGGAGGACACGAGTGAAGAGTTCATCCGTAAGGACAAGACTACCATCTACAGGTAAAGATTGTTAACAGAAAATATAGTGCTCGTGTCGTGTCAATGTTGATGGTAGGATATTTCAAGTTGGCAACCATGTACCTTGCCTTTTTGTCGAATGTAACTTCCAAGTCTAACATATCCGATGTGTTCCCCGCAGCGCCTGCGTACAGGACCGGCTGCAGGGTCTGATGGAGACGCCAGCCTGCAGGAAGGCGGTAGAACAGCGCAGTCTGCTCCAACAGATGGACATCGACGTCGAATATCATAACGTGAATACCGCTTATCCTACCTAGCATACTAAAGCTGGTACAGTGtgtcaacaagaaaaaaattattcaagaaaaGCTAGGCATTTCGTTCTTCAAAAAATGTTCAATTTTCCAGCTAATTGTTGCAAAAAATACTCGTTGAAAAGAACTCTTTATACTGCCAGATGCTTCAGATGTCTACTACGTTTTAAGAGCACAGTTTTCATTCTTGAATTTTGTTGGGCTTAGTTTTATACCCACCCGAAATGCAATCTTATGAAACGTGTGTAAAGTAATCTTGGTATATTTTCAGATTCCTACTTGGATGAAGGAAATGTCCTCCGCCTTGAAGCAGTACGTCTACCACATCTTCTTTGACCGTCTCACCGTCGAAGACATCGACGTCCACAACGACGACAACAAGATGCGCATGCGCTGCACCATCGACAGGGACCAGAAGGAGATGAACGTCACCATGGTAACGCCGGAAGAGAACATCAAGATCAACAGAATCTCCATTGAGAAGCCGAAGATCCGTCTGGACTTCTCTAAGATCCTTAAGACACGGCTGCCGATGAAGACAGATTGGTCTGTTGCCTTCCCCATGCGCTTCCCTTCCACTAAGATGACGATGAGGGAACAGTACATGGACATGATGATGAACGACAAATTCATCCGTAAGTTTCATTTTCTTCGTCGTAACTAACTTAAAACTCCCCAGAGCAATcatttttatgttgtgtgtaatgattaaatgtttgtcaaaacttAAAACCTTGTTACCAAAAAAGGCTAACTCATCGAATCTTGTAAGacctttttcaaaatttatgaCCTTCTCCTTTGGACACGTGATCTTATGGACACGTGACTCCGGTAGTAGGTCAAAGGTTCCTGCCCTTTTCTTCTTTGCATTTCAACCATTTGTGACAAACTTCACGGAATGCGTCATATCTTTTCGACAATGGTGATAATTCCAACGGATTTTGACGTTTTGACGATTACTGTatttcaaatactagtataggTTTTTGACATGATATATTTAATAAGAATCTGCAAAATTGTCCACAGCTCACTGCAAGTACCAGCCCAACGACAGGATCCGGACGTTTGACGGAGTGGAGTTCCCGTACCAGGTCGGCCCGTGTGACCACATCCTGGCGAAGGACGCCTCTCCCGAGCACCGGTTCATGGTTCTCATCAACAAACCCGACatggaaaacaacaagaaaattgtgAAGGTATGGTTCAATCATTATaatcactatcatcatcatattcattatgtaaaagaacccaacacacttatcgagaggagtaggggtgacccggtgcaCATGTGCttggctgtaaaaaaaactCACGAAAACGCATTGCACTGTCAGTATTGTCTCAAGCATCGTGATCGactgagaagaagaaaagaaatggaCGAAAAAAGACTTTGTTGTTCTTGGATCTCAACAGTAACTTCCAACACGAAAGAACTTGCATAAATTGACGTCCTAGAAGCAGTCGGTTGGTTCATCCCTTAATTACGACTGGTGATGTACAGTCGAAAACTCACAGGTAGGCTTCGGGCAAGAACCTGCAGTACATCCATCATTAGACTGCAGTATCAAACACGCATAAGTAATAATTAGGCAGTAGGCAAGTGTACATTTCGTCTGGCTACTATTGATTTACTGATGGAAATATCTCCTGTTACTCATCAGATTAATTCTTCAAAATTGTTAGTGATTAGCATCAGTTCACTCTTGCTGCACCTCGAAAGAggaggaacgatgatgatgatgatgtatataatttgccatacattgtacaagttacAATTACCTTGCAATAAAGTCCTTCTATGTTCACTACAGGTGTTTCTGGAGGGGAAGAAGATCGAGATGTCCATGAACAACAAGCAGCAGTCTCAACAGTCGTCTGACGAGGAAGATAACCAGGTACGCTTCTCCCCTTTTCCACCGGAATCTCTTAGTGGTATGATTTATATATGACGGCAAAAAGTGTCCAGATGTTACCAAGGTGACAGCAGAAGCATTTTACAGGCGGGAattaatttgatttaaaaaaaattctacttGTACAATTATTTCCCTTTGATATCCACCCGGTTCTTGCATTATTTAGATCGGTCATAAGATATCTTgagtctaatctccaagcagatgtaaagtcCGGATTTCTAACGGTTTTCtaatatttttggcgacgcctcaaggCAGATACTGTTATTTTCTCTTTCCCTCCATCTGGTGTCTTAATGTACACTCCTGGCATTTGACTTTTCTCAGA contains these protein-coding regions:
- the LOC136445997 gene encoding vitellogenin-6-like isoform X2, producing the protein MNRVLLLLLGLCLAQANIRQDRPVPVYDQGKDYVYRYEGDIKSGIPQTSDRFSGMKIQADVRLQFHTDQDVLMRLEKISLKTLLGELDSPEEKKMQMMKTSSEEVVPDQMYKDAFMQDHLDMAKDWWMKWWQNKESSEEIQDTDSEETPWKSDKNSEKSFSQEVPEQDMREFRKHLEKVIRFRYEEGDVKDIEARKDEPQWSVNFKRGILHLIKLTMDPRKSELLDRDDDVTPNTSYNKFANERIYRVMEDDVTGRCETLYNIRDNQVQKNIREIIKTKDYRNCEERSEHAQAIQSGFMPDEQGDKPKELLESSVQTRAYVIMDKNSHDKFMVKSVESRGQHVFQPYSDKGGEVITFAKQSLKLLESADWTEQLSEPEPSERKGGLMFVFDTREQNRDLTWNRYMRMSDAQKHDVTQMRTEKIQALCQDIAVDLNDGISGESTRKFMELVEELRNLHQDQLETIIMEEITSPEEHTQDWRHKNARKVLLDAVSLVGKKEALKVIQQLMEDDKVTDDECAQMLTGISLSIQPCPESVKNMLEIVKSPRSQSSRQVRQAAWLSLGTMVHGLLSERREGQLEKHLPENKETAMELRRLYSQELMTCMEDAQSDEEKLMCLKAMGNAGLEDTVDRLQELITGKESDTTPLEFRVEAIRALWRVAEKLPHKILNILFPVFNNPERDPEERTAAFDVVMASNPPLSVLEMIAQSTQRETSNQVGQYVYTCLKKLSESELPKDMRMKTDCKIALRLAKPFNKGIQYSQSRRFQAMDRDMQMGAALDINTVADKSSVWPRFASAKLGLHAMGYHMDVFETGVRVEGLQAMIDSLLGKDMDEKKGIFDYLKKKSQQRHHADGSWNSRKSLHDIEMEKIQQKLPVETRRHSEPRGHMYMKWFGNEIRFDQLNKDDMQQLIDQGRWPITDKEEELRHGMDTHVTKATKLVEASRQIPTQLGLPITLEMNSALLMTSDVNTKLKVTPGIFREDRHNQKVKGVDCEVKGQQEIALQLVGKMSVDCHVIQSGVALNAMMNTQFPLSGKMSLDLENKKHKMTIETPEKERELFVWRSEPFVFTEETRSRLNADGVEREDKVFKKLSIQGKKTQKWPNMFHTSYGREELGIEFALDTRMVSRMNNEQTSPFHPLTGPTELRLSCKPGLHVPWEIDLELQQTEDTVRHLSPMERLVFTEEKERRNEKPMEIYVLAKHSQHPRTMKIKLNTYEEVTQEDIDSEDARIPGRFRHGKAKDMEPGVSMETDDKMKQWLNQILRRTIAIQLERSPVPNKESQDFKMCVTTELEYPAVPEWRLLQDRRVKTNIDVKWGRDCSGNDKRIKITAKWQKSDEQRHQEKMEELQEQHPSSQEDTSEEFIRKDKTTIYSACVQDRLQGLMETPACRKAVEQRSLLQQMDIDVEYHNIPTWMKEMSSALKQYVYHIFFDRLTVEDIDVHNDDNKMRMRCTIDRDQKEMNVTMVTPEENIKINRISIEKPKIRLDFSKILKTRLPMKTDWSVAFPMRFPSTKMTMREQYMDMMMNDKFIPHCKYQPNDRIRTFDGVEFPYQVGPCDHILAKDASPEHRFMVLINKPDMENNKKIVKVFLEGKKIEMSMNNKQQSQQSSDEEDNQMQITIDGRQVSLPHLIVHKIYKDEEDAGSPMMFTMQRIGKKVKVECDRLGVTVETDGHSADVKISNAYRGKMAGLCGNFDGEHHSEYEGPSREVYSSPFDFGLSYRIPSQECHEQGKSLSVMRNVRITQLNEFNKKETCFSKMPVAQCPEGFMVSRSETRHLEFHCLPSELDITKKYTELHKTKPLDMMATKRTDRIEEVEAELECEME
- the LOC136445997 gene encoding vitellogenin-6-like isoform X1, yielding MNRVLLLLLGLCLAQANIRQDRPVPVYDQGKDYVYRYEGDIKSGIPQTSDRFSGMKIQADVRLQFHTDQDVLMRLEKISLKTLLGELDSPEEKKMQMMKTSSEEVVPDQMYKDAFMQDHLDMAKDWWMKWWQNKESSEEIQDTDSEETPWKSDKNSEKSFSQEVPEQDMREFRKHLEKVIRFRYEEGDVKDIEARKDEPQWSVNFKRGILHLIKLTMDPRKSELLDRDDDVTPNTSYNKFANERIYRVMEDDVTGRCETLYNIRDNQVQKNIREIIKTKDYRNCEERSEHAQAIQSGFMPDEQGDKPKELLESSVQTRAYVIMDKNSHDKFMVKSVESRGQHVFQPYSDKGGEVITFAKQSLKLLESADWTEQLSEPEPSERKGGLMFVFDTREQNRDLTWNRYMRMSDAQKHDVTQMRTEKIQALCQDIAVDLNDGISGESTRKFMELVEELRNLHQDQLETIIMEEITSPEEHTQQDWRHKNARKVLLDAVSLVGKKEALKVIQQLMEDDKVTDDECAQMLTGISLSIQPCPESVKNMLEIVKSPRSQSSRQVRQAAWLSLGTMVHGLLSERREGQLEKHLPENKETAMELRRLYSQELMTCMEDAQSDEEKLMCLKAMGNAGLEDTVDRLQELITGKESDTTPLEFRVEAIRALWRVAEKLPHKILNILFPVFNNPERDPEERTAAFDVVMASNPPLSVLEMIAQSTQRETSNQVGQYVYTCLKKLSESELPKDMRMKTDCKIALRLAKPFNKGIQYSQSRRFQAMDRDMQMGAALDINTVADKSSVWPRFASAKLGLHAMGYHMDVFETGVRVEGLQAMIDSLLGKDMDEKKGIFDYLKKKSQQRHHADGSWNSRKSLHDIEMEKIQQKLPVETRRHSEPRGHMYMKWFGNEIRFDQLNKDDMQQLIDQGRWPITDKEEELRHGMDTHVTKATKLVEASRQIPTQLGLPITLEMNSALLMTSDVNTKLKVTPGIFREDRHNQKVKGVDCEVKGQQEIALQLVGKMSVDCHVIQSGVALNAMMNTQFPLSGKMSLDLENKKHKMTIETPEKERELFVWRSEPFVFTEETRSRLNADGVEREDKVFKKLSIQGKKTQKWPNMFHTSYGREELGIEFALDTRMVSRMNNEQTSPFHPLTGPTELRLSCKPGLHVPWEIDLELQQTEDTVRHLSPMERLVFTEEKERRNEKPMEIYVLAKHSQHPRTMKIKLNTYEEVTQEDIDSEDARIPGRFRHGKAKDMEPGVSMETDDKMKQWLNQILRRTIAIQLERSPVPNKESQDFKMCVTTELEYPAVPEWRLLQDRRVKTNIDVKWGRDCSGNDKRIKITAKWQKSDEQRHQEKMEELQEQHPSSQEDTSEEFIRKDKTTIYSACVQDRLQGLMETPACRKAVEQRSLLQQMDIDVEYHNIPTWMKEMSSALKQYVYHIFFDRLTVEDIDVHNDDNKMRMRCTIDRDQKEMNVTMVTPEENIKINRISIEKPKIRLDFSKILKTRLPMKTDWSVAFPMRFPSTKMTMREQYMDMMMNDKFIPHCKYQPNDRIRTFDGVEFPYQVGPCDHILAKDASPEHRFMVLINKPDMENNKKIVKVFLEGKKIEMSMNNKQQSQQSSDEEDNQMQITIDGRQVSLPHLIVHKIYKDEEDAGSPMMFTMQRIGKKVKVECDRLGVTVETDGHSADVKISNAYRGKMAGLCGNFDGEHHSEYEGPSREVYSSPFDFGLSYRIPSQECHEQGKSLSVMRNVRITQLNEFNKKETCFSKMPVAQCPEGFMVSRSETRHLEFHCLPSELDITKKYTELHKTKPLDMMATKRTDRIEEVEAELECEME
- the LOC136445997 gene encoding vitellogenin-6-like isoform X3 encodes the protein MNRVLLLLLGLCLAQANIRQDRPVPVYDQGKDYVYRYEGDIKSGIPQTSDRFSGMKIQADVRLQFHTDQDVLMRLEKISLKTLLGELDSPEEKKMQMMKTSSEEVVPDQMYKDAFMQDHLDMAKDWWMKWWQNKESSEEIQDTDSEETPWKSDKNSEKSFSQEVPEQDMREFRKHLEKVIRFRYEEGDVKDIEARKDEPQWSVNFKRGILHLIKLTMDPRKSELLDRDDDVTPNTSYNKFANERIYRVMEDDVTGRCETLYNIRDNQVQKNIREIIKTKDYRNCEERSEHAQAIQSGFMPDEQGDKPKELLESSVQTRAYVIMDKNSHDKFMVKSVESRGQHVFQPYSDKGGEVITFAKQSLKLLESADWTEQLSEPEPSERKGGLMFVFDTREQNRDLTWNRYMRMSDAQKHDVTQMRTEKIQALCQDIAVDLNDGISGESTRKFMELVEELRNLHQDQLETIIMEEITSPEEHTDWRHKNARKVLLDAVSLVGKKEALKVIQQLMEDDKVTDDECAQMLTGISLSIQPCPESVKNMLEIVKSPRSQSSRQVRQAAWLSLGTMVHGLLSERREGQLEKHLPENKETAMELRRLYSQELMTCMEDAQSDEEKLMCLKAMGNAGLEDTVDRLQELITGKESDTTPLEFRVEAIRALWRVAEKLPHKILNILFPVFNNPERDPEERTAAFDVVMASNPPLSVLEMIAQSTQRETSNQVGQYVYTCLKKLSESELPKDMRMKTDCKIALRLAKPFNKGIQYSQSRRFQAMDRDMQMGAALDINTVADKSSVWPRFASAKLGLHAMGYHMDVFETGVRVEGLQAMIDSLLGKDMDEKKGIFDYLKKKSQQRHHADGSWNSRKSLHDIEMEKIQQKLPVETRRHSEPRGHMYMKWFGNEIRFDQLNKDDMQQLIDQGRWPITDKEEELRHGMDTHVTKATKLVEASRQIPTQLGLPITLEMNSALLMTSDVNTKLKVTPGIFREDRHNQKVKGVDCEVKGQQEIALQLVGKMSVDCHVIQSGVALNAMMNTQFPLSGKMSLDLENKKHKMTIETPEKERELFVWRSEPFVFTEETRSRLNADGVEREDKVFKKLSIQGKKTQKWPNMFHTSYGREELGIEFALDTRMVSRMNNEQTSPFHPLTGPTELRLSCKPGLHVPWEIDLELQQTEDTVRHLSPMERLVFTEEKERRNEKPMEIYVLAKHSQHPRTMKIKLNTYEEVTQEDIDSEDARIPGRFRHGKAKDMEPGVSMETDDKMKQWLNQILRRTIAIQLERSPVPNKESQDFKMCVTTELEYPAVPEWRLLQDRRVKTNIDVKWGRDCSGNDKRIKITAKWQKSDEQRHQEKMEELQEQHPSSQEDTSEEFIRKDKTTIYSACVQDRLQGLMETPACRKAVEQRSLLQQMDIDVEYHNIPTWMKEMSSALKQYVYHIFFDRLTVEDIDVHNDDNKMRMRCTIDRDQKEMNVTMVTPEENIKINRISIEKPKIRLDFSKILKTRLPMKTDWSVAFPMRFPSTKMTMREQYMDMMMNDKFIPHCKYQPNDRIRTFDGVEFPYQVGPCDHILAKDASPEHRFMVLINKPDMENNKKIVKVFLEGKKIEMSMNNKQQSQQSSDEEDNQMQITIDGRQVSLPHLIVHKIYKDEEDAGSPMMFTMQRIGKKVKVECDRLGVTVETDGHSADVKISNAYRGKMAGLCGNFDGEHHSEYEGPSREVYSSPFDFGLSYRIPSQECHEQGKSLSVMRNVRITQLNEFNKKETCFSKMPVAQCPEGFMVSRSETRHLEFHCLPSELDITKKYTELHKTKPLDMMATKRTDRIEEVEAELECEME